One stretch of Filifactor alocis ATCC 35896 DNA includes these proteins:
- a CDS encoding YitT family protein gives MERNFKKFLSVTLGSVLMSIGFYFFLVPSHLVTGGVTGLALIINSLIPNFPTGGFMILINIVLFILAFIFIGKEFGGYTMYSSFLISGLITLLEYYFPHVEPLTDDLLINLLYGILINGLGYAFIFSQNASTGGTDIVAKIINKFTHIDMGKALFLSDFSITVLAGVIFGPKLGLYALLGILLNSMIIDKLLAGFNVRINMTINSVKNQEINDYILHELIRGTTIYYARGGFSNDEKTIINTIVTRKEYLKIKQFVKEIDPLAFISISFVNEVLGEGFSYHRDNKPTK, from the coding sequence ATGGAACGAAATTTTAAAAAATTTTTGTCAGTGACACTCGGCTCAGTGCTTATGTCCATTGGATTTTATTTTTTCCTTGTGCCTTCTCATTTGGTAACAGGTGGAGTAACGGGGCTTGCTTTGATTATCAATTCTTTGATACCGAATTTTCCGACCGGGGGATTCATGATTTTAATCAATATCGTTTTGTTTATTTTGGCATTTATCTTTATCGGCAAAGAATTTGGCGGATATACGATGTATTCCAGTTTTTTAATTTCAGGTCTGATCACATTGTTGGAATATTATTTTCCGCATGTAGAGCCGTTGACGGATGATTTGTTAATCAATTTATTATATGGAATCTTAATCAATGGTCTGGGCTATGCCTTTATTTTCAGTCAGAATGCTTCTACAGGAGGAACCGATATTGTCGCAAAAATTATCAATAAATTTACTCATATTGATATGGGAAAAGCTTTGTTCCTATCCGATTTTTCAATCACTGTGTTGGCAGGCGTGATATTCGGACCTAAATTAGGATTGTATGCATTGCTTGGTATCTTACTTAATTCTATGATTATTGACAAATTGCTTGCCGGTTTCAATGTTCGAATCAATATGACAATCAATAGTGTCAAGAATCAGGAAATCAACGATTACATCCTTCACGAATTGATTCGGGGAACAACAATTTATTATGCACGAGGCGGGTTTTCTAATGATGAGAAGACGATTATCAACACAATCGTTACCAGAAAGGAATACCTTAAGATAAAGCAGTTTGTCAAAGAGATTGATCCGTTGGCATTTATTTCCATCAGTTTTGTGAATGAGGTGCTTGGGGAAGGGTTTAGTTACCATCGTGACAATAAACCGACGAAATGA
- a CDS encoding ECF transporter S component, which yields MEQTLKKSKGRAFSTNAMVKISILGVLAYIIMFIETPVPFFPPFLKMDFSDLPAIIGGFALGPIAGLTIEFIKNILHFATKSGTGGIGELANFMIGGAFVVTSSYLYKRTHSKKGAMIALVIGTLCMAATGVVMNATVLLPFFANFMGGADKLIAMGQGLNANVTGMWTFALYLIGPFNLFKGVVLSVVTAVLYKKVSPLIKQR from the coding sequence ATGGAACAAACACTAAAAAAATCAAAAGGAAGAGCATTTAGTACAAATGCGATGGTTAAGATTTCAATTTTGGGAGTATTGGCATACATTATTATGTTTATCGAAACGCCGGTACCGTTCTTTCCACCGTTCTTAAAAATGGACTTTTCCGACTTGCCGGCAATTATCGGCGGTTTTGCATTGGGACCGATTGCGGGATTGACAATCGAATTTATTAAAAATATTCTTCACTTTGCAACAAAAAGCGGCACAGGTGGAATCGGAGAATTAGCGAATTTTATGATAGGTGGAGCATTTGTTGTAACTTCCAGTTATCTGTATAAAAGAACTCATAGCAAAAAAGGAGCAATGATTGCACTTGTAATCGGAACATTGTGTATGGCAGCAACAGGTGTTGTGATGAATGCAACTGTGTTACTTCCGTTCTTTGCAAACTTTATGGGTGGAGCAGATAAATTGATTGCAATGGGACAAGGATTGAATGCAAACGTGACAGGAATGTGGACATTTGCGCTCTATTTAATTGGACCGTTCAACTTATTTAAGGGAGTGGTACTTTCTGTAGTGACAGCAGTGCTATACAAAAAAGTATCTCCGTTGATTAAACAGAGATAA
- a CDS encoding glycine--tRNA ligase, with translation MAVEKTMEKIVSLSKSRGFVFPGSEVYGGLANTWDYGPLGVELKNNVKKAWWKKFVQESPYNVGLDAAILMNPQTWVASGHVGGFSDPLIDCKKCKSRFRADKIIEDFIKENKGEEINVDGWDNEKLEGFIQENHMVCPECGEFDYTGIRKFNLMFKTFQGVTEDSTAEIFLRPETAQGIFVNFKNVQRTSRKKVPFGIAQIGKSFRNEITPGNFTFRTREFEQMELEFFCAPGEDLKWFEYWKEYCKNFLLSLGIQVDNLRLRDHAPEELSHYSNATTDFEYKFPFGWGELWGIADRTDFDLKQHMEHSGVDMKYQDPTTNEKYIPYCIEPSLGADRVTLAFLIDAYDEEELEDGTVRNVLRFHPALAPFKAAVLPLTKKLSEPATELFQDLAKYFNVDYDETGSIGKRYRRHDEAGTPFCITFDFDSLEDKCVTVRDRDTMEQVRMPIAELKSYIEESLQF, from the coding sequence ATGGCAGTAGAAAAAACAATGGAAAAAATTGTTTCTCTTTCTAAATCAAGAGGATTTGTATTTCCGGGTTCAGAAGTGTACGGCGGATTGGCGAATACTTGGGATTACGGTCCGCTTGGAGTGGAACTCAAAAACAATGTAAAAAAAGCTTGGTGGAAGAAGTTTGTTCAAGAAAGTCCTTACAATGTGGGATTGGATGCGGCAATCTTGATGAATCCGCAAACTTGGGTAGCATCCGGACATGTCGGCGGATTCAGCGATCCGTTGATTGATTGCAAAAAATGTAAATCCCGTTTCCGTGCCGATAAGATTATTGAAGATTTTATCAAAGAAAACAAAGGGGAAGAAATCAATGTAGACGGTTGGGATAACGAAAAATTGGAAGGATTTATCCAAGAAAACCACATGGTTTGTCCAGAATGCGGAGAGTTTGACTATACGGGAATCCGTAAATTCAATCTGATGTTCAAAACATTTCAAGGAGTAACAGAGGATTCTACGGCAGAAATTTTCTTGCGTCCCGAAACTGCACAAGGAATTTTTGTCAACTTCAAAAATGTTCAACGAACTTCTCGTAAAAAAGTTCCGTTTGGAATTGCACAAATCGGAAAGTCTTTCCGTAACGAAATTACACCGGGTAACTTTACATTCAGAACAAGAGAGTTTGAGCAAATGGAATTGGAATTCTTCTGTGCACCGGGAGAAGATTTGAAATGGTTTGAATACTGGAAAGAATACTGCAAAAACTTCTTGTTGAGCTTGGGAATTCAAGTTGATAACTTGAGATTGAGAGACCATGCTCCGGAAGAGTTATCCCATTACAGCAATGCGACAACAGATTTTGAATACAAGTTCCCGTTCGGATGGGGAGAGTTGTGGGGAATTGCGGACCGTACTGATTTTGACTTGAAACAACATATGGAGCACTCCGGTGTGGATATGAAGTATCAAGATCCGACTACTAATGAAAAATATATTCCATACTGTATTGAGCCTTCTTTGGGAGCAGATCGTGTGACATTGGCGTTCTTAATCGATGCGTATGATGAAGAAGAATTGGAAGACGGAACAGTTAGAAATGTATTGCGTTTCCATCCTGCTTTGGCACCGTTTAAGGCGGCTGTTCTTCCGTTGACGAAGAAGTTATCTGAACCCGCAACGGAATTATTCCAAGATTTGGCAAAATATTTTAATGTGGATTATGATGAAACGGGAAGTATCGGAAAGAGATATCGTCGTCATGATGAGGCGGGAACACCGTTCTGTATCACGTTCGATTTTGATTCTTTGGAAGATAAGTGCGTTACCGTTCGTGACCGTGATACGATGGAACAAGTTCGTATGCCGATTGCAGAATTGAAGTCTTATATTGAAGAGTCACTACAATTTTAA
- a CDS encoding L-cysteine desulfidase family protein: protein MNYKELLKSELLPAFGCTEPIALAFVASKVREVLGEIPEHIEISCSGNMIKNAKSVIVPGAGGKKGIEISCALGVLAGNPKKELEVLTDTTPKDIERATEMIQNGYCTIKLVPDVENLYIAIKGTKDDSYATVIVEGKHTNIIHIEKNHNIILHKEKSFQELTYSNFSFDEIYDFAQECDYEDIKPILDLQISYNKAIAEEGIKHSYGANIGKLILEVSDNIEEKARAYAAAGSDARMSGCEMPVIINSGSGNQGITISVPIIIYAEHFKIEADKLYRALIFANLIGLYQKKGIGRLSAYCGVVCAASAGVAGVAFLNNEPTNIIKETLVNSLAGNSGILCDGAKPSCAMKIASSINNAFLGYRQARTDNSFVSGDGIVKETVDETIKTVGHIAKYGMRETDVTILNEMIH, encoded by the coding sequence ATGAATTACAAGGAACTTTTGAAATCTGAACTGCTTCCTGCATTCGGTTGCACCGAACCCATTGCACTTGCATTTGTTGCATCCAAAGTTCGTGAAGTGTTGGGAGAAATTCCGGAACATATCGAAATTTCTTGCAGTGGAAATATGATAAAAAACGCAAAAAGTGTTATTGTTCCGGGTGCAGGCGGTAAAAAAGGAATTGAAATCAGTTGCGCACTCGGTGTTTTAGCCGGAAATCCCAAAAAAGAATTGGAAGTTTTGACCGACACCACACCGAAAGATATTGAACGCGCTACCGAAATGATTCAAAACGGTTACTGTACCATCAAATTGGTACCCGATGTGGAAAATTTATATATTGCTATCAAGGGAACAAAAGATGATTCCTATGCTACCGTTATTGTAGAAGGAAAGCATACAAATATCATTCATATTGAAAAGAATCATAACATTATATTACATAAGGAGAAATCTTTTCAGGAACTTACCTATTCCAATTTCTCGTTTGATGAAATTTATGATTTTGCACAAGAATGCGACTATGAAGATATCAAGCCTATCTTGGACTTACAAATTTCATATAATAAAGCAATTGCCGAAGAAGGTATCAAACATAGCTATGGAGCAAATATCGGAAAACTCATCTTGGAAGTTTCCGATAACATTGAAGAAAAAGCAAGAGCCTATGCTGCGGCAGGGTCTGATGCACGGATGAGTGGATGTGAAATGCCTGTTATCATCAATTCGGGAAGCGGAAATCAGGGAATCACCATCTCTGTTCCCATCATCATCTATGCGGAACATTTCAAGATAGAAGCGGATAAACTATATCGTGCGTTGATATTTGCCAATTTGATTGGATTGTACCAAAAAAAGGGAATCGGTCGCCTTTCAGCCTACTGCGGAGTTGTATGTGCCGCATCGGCAGGCGTTGCAGGTGTTGCGTTCCTTAACAACGAACCTACAAACATCATCAAAGAAACTCTTGTCAATTCTCTTGCCGGAAATTCCGGTATCTTATGCGACGGAGCAAAACCTTCCTGCGCAATGAAAATAGCATCCTCTATTAACAATGCATTTTTGGGATATCGACAAGCGCGCACAGATAACAGTTTTGTATCGGGAGACGGAATTGTCAAAGAAACCGTCGATGAAACCATCAAAACAGTCGGTCATATTGCAAAATACGGAATGAGAGAAACTGATGTCACCATTCTAAATGAAATGATTCACTAA
- a CDS encoding C69 family dipeptidase → MACTTLLVGKNASYDGSTLVARNEDSASGVFTPKKFIVVLPEEQPHNYKSVLSHVEIPLPDNPMRYTAMPDALGVDGIWGACGVNEKNISMTATETLTSNERVLGADPLVNLIPAQGNEGDENYIPERPGGIGEEDIVTIVLPYINSAREGVLRLGSLLETYGTYEMNGIAFQDEDEIWWLETIGGHHWIAKKVPDNSYVVMPNQFGIDCFDLDDAFGQQQEHLCSSDLREFISDNHLNLSLTESFNARYAFGSHADSDHTYNTPRAWVVQRYLNPTTHRWDGDNADYRPDSDNLSWSKVPEKKITIEEIKYLLSHHYQGTEYDPYGKHNDPLKKGSFHPIGISRTNVLGLVQIRPYMPDNIKSVEWISFGCNMFNAIVPFYVNITKTPTYLNNTGKTVTTDSFYWANRLVAALADSHFATCNSHIERYQLAVQSKGHELIHKYDKEFKNHPNNATLLCEKANEEIASMLQEKTNDLLDKVLYTASCNMKNGFARSDA, encoded by the coding sequence ATGGCTTGTACCACACTTCTTGTTGGAAAAAATGCAAGTTATGACGGTTCTACTCTTGTTGCAAGAAATGAAGATTCCGCATCAGGGGTATTTACACCAAAAAAATTTATTGTTGTTCTTCCGGAAGAACAGCCACACAATTACAAATCTGTACTATCTCATGTTGAGATTCCCCTTCCGGACAATCCAATGCGATATACCGCTATGCCTGACGCACTCGGCGTAGACGGAATTTGGGGAGCTTGCGGAGTAAATGAAAAAAATATCTCCATGACGGCAACCGAAACATTGACCTCAAACGAACGCGTCTTGGGTGCAGATCCATTGGTAAATTTGATTCCGGCTCAAGGAAACGAAGGGGATGAAAATTACATTCCGGAACGTCCCGGCGGAATCGGAGAAGAAGATATCGTCACTATTGTACTGCCTTACATCAACTCGGCAAGAGAAGGTGTCTTACGCTTAGGTTCTTTGCTTGAAACATACGGTACCTATGAAATGAACGGAATTGCTTTCCAAGATGAAGATGAAATCTGGTGGCTTGAAACCATTGGAGGACATCATTGGATTGCCAAAAAAGTACCGGATAATTCCTATGTTGTGATGCCGAACCAATTCGGAATCGACTGCTTTGATTTGGACGATGCGTTCGGGCAACAGCAAGAACATCTTTGTTCTTCCGACTTAAGAGAATTCATTTCGGACAATCATCTGAATCTTTCTCTCACAGAATCTTTTAACGCGCGATATGCCTTCGGTAGCCATGCGGATTCCGACCATACCTACAACACACCTCGTGCTTGGGTGGTGCAACGATATCTCAATCCTACCACTCATCGCTGGGATGGTGACAATGCGGACTATCGTCCGGACTCTGACAATCTTTCTTGGTCGAAAGTACCTGAAAAAAAGATTACGATAGAAGAAATCAAATATCTTCTTTCTCATCACTATCAAGGAACAGAGTATGATCCGTACGGAAAGCATAACGATCCGCTTAAAAAAGGTTCTTTCCATCCGATTGGAATCAGCCGTACCAATGTACTCGGACTTGTTCAAATCAGACCGTACATGCCGGACAATATCAAATCTGTGGAGTGGATTTCATTCGGTTGCAATATGTTCAATGCAATTGTTCCGTTCTATGTAAATATCACAAAAACGCCAACCTATCTGAACAATACTGGCAAAACTGTCACTACGGACAGCTTCTACTGGGCAAACCGATTGGTGGCAGCATTGGCGGATTCTCACTTTGCAACCTGTAATTCTCATATCGAACGATATCAGCTTGCCGTACAATCCAAAGGACATGAACTAATTCACAAGTATGACAAAGAATTCAAAAATCATCCGAACAATGCAACCCTGCTTTGCGAAAAGGCAAATGAAGAGATTGCAAGCATGTTGCAAGAAAAAACAAATGACTTGCTGGACAAAGTTCTTTATACCGCAAGTTGTAATATGAAAAACGGATTTGCTCGTTCAGATGCGTAA
- the secA gene encoding preprotein translocase subunit SecA — protein sequence MGILDSFFSNREIKRLEKKVAIVNSFEPKIKALSDAELVAKTSEFKKRLQNGETVDDILPEAFSVCREASSRVLGMRHYDVQMMGGIVLNEGRIAEMKTGEGKTLVATAPVYLNALTGKGVHVITVNDYLAKRDMEWMSKLYNFLDLSTGVIVHGLNNTQRRAAYNADITYGTNNEFGFDYLRDNMVIYKHEMVQRPLNYAIVDEVDSILVDEARTPLIISGQGDKSTSLYTQADTFIKTLHEEEDYIVNEKENASTLTEIGLQKAERFFGVESMTDIANMEIYHNIGQALRANTLMRLDVDYVVRDGEIVIVDEFTGRLMFGRRYSAGLHQAIEAKEGLKIQRESKTLATITFQNYFRMYQKLSGMTGTAKTEEEEFRSIYNMDVVQIPTNRPIVRQDLNDVVYKTEEAKFNAVVEEVARKHETGQPLLVGTISIENSEKLSEKLKRRGIKHEVLNAKNHEKEAEIVAQAGRFNSVTIATNMAGRGTDIILGGNPDFMANKEMRKLGYEDHVISFATGFAPSEDEELLAARETYQRILKEKKEELREEQEKVAEVGGLGIIGTERHESRRIDNQLRGRSGRQGDPGDTKFFISLEDDLMRKFGGEKMSELMDRFGIMDDDEPIEAKVLTKRIEGAQKKVEGINFGIRKSVLEYDDVMNVQREIIYKERRRVLEGENITDEIQNMIRATVDSIIMQYMPANEYEEEWDLHGLFAKLSVVCGIHLNPDAYSKENLDKDAFIDQITTLALKRYHEQESQIPEEQFRELERVILLQAVDSRWMDHIDAMDQLRQGIGLRALGQENPVRAYQMEGFDMFDAMNSLIQEDTVRYVLNVTLTKKEEQEEQVQPAEEPTVIKVRPQDVIPQRKQVVDVTSAKEQTADSSQQTVKQTQKVGRNDECPCGSGKKYKKCCGKDV from the coding sequence ATGGGTATATTGGATTCCTTTTTCTCTAACCGAGAAATCAAACGCCTGGAAAAAAAGGTAGCAATTGTCAATTCTTTTGAACCGAAAATCAAGGCGTTGTCAGATGCCGAATTAGTTGCAAAAACAAGTGAATTTAAAAAAAGATTGCAAAACGGAGAAACGGTGGATGATATTTTGCCGGAAGCATTCTCTGTATGTCGTGAAGCTTCTTCCAGAGTGTTGGGCATGAGACACTACGATGTTCAAATGATGGGTGGAATTGTATTGAATGAAGGTCGTATCGCAGAAATGAAAACAGGAGAAGGAAAAACATTGGTAGCAACTGCTCCTGTCTATCTGAATGCACTGACAGGAAAGGGAGTCCACGTTATCACTGTCAATGACTACCTTGCAAAACGGGATATGGAATGGATGTCCAAACTATACAACTTCCTTGACTTATCCACGGGGGTTATTGTTCATGGGTTGAACAATACACAAAGACGTGCTGCATACAATGCGGATATCACTTATGGTACAAACAATGAATTCGGGTTTGATTACCTGAGAGATAACATGGTAATCTACAAACACGAAATGGTACAACGACCTCTGAATTATGCTATTGTCGATGAAGTCGACTCCATTTTGGTCGATGAGGCAAGAACTCCGTTGATTATTTCAGGTCAAGGAGACAAATCGACCTCTCTTTACACACAAGCGGATACCTTTATCAAAACGCTTCATGAAGAAGAAGATTACATTGTAAATGAAAAAGAAAACGCCTCTACCCTAACAGAAATCGGTTTGCAAAAAGCAGAACGATTCTTCGGTGTAGAAAGTATGACAGATATTGCCAACATGGAAATTTATCATAATATCGGTCAGGCTCTTCGTGCCAATACCTTGATGCGTTTAGATGTAGACTATGTAGTAAGAGACGGCGAAATCGTTATCGTAGACGAATTCACGGGACGTTTGATGTTCGGTCGTCGTTATTCTGCCGGATTACATCAAGCTATCGAAGCAAAAGAGGGCTTGAAGATTCAAAGAGAATCCAAAACACTTGCTACTATCACATTCCAAAACTATTTCAGAATGTACCAAAAATTATCCGGAATGACAGGTACGGCAAAAACGGAAGAAGAAGAATTCCGTTCTATCTACAATATGGATGTTGTACAAATTCCGACCAACCGTCCTATCGTTCGTCAAGATTTGAATGATGTTGTTTATAAAACGGAAGAGGCGAAATTCAATGCCGTTGTAGAAGAAGTAGCCAGAAAACATGAAACGGGACAACCTCTTTTAGTCGGTACCATTTCTATTGAAAACTCCGAAAAACTTTCTGAAAAACTAAAGAGAAGAGGCATCAAACACGAAGTGTTGAATGCCAAAAATCACGAAAAAGAGGCTGAAATCGTTGCACAAGCAGGTCGTTTTAATTCCGTAACCATCGCAACCAACATGGCAGGCCGCGGTACTGACATTATCTTGGGCGGTAACCCTGACTTTATGGCAAATAAAGAAATGCGTAAACTGGGGTACGAAGACCATGTTATCTCATTCGCAACAGGTTTTGCTCCATCAGAAGATGAAGAACTGTTAGCTGCAAGAGAAACTTATCAAAGAATTTTGAAAGAGAAAAAAGAAGAGCTCAGAGAGGAACAGGAAAAAGTAGCTGAGGTCGGCGGACTCGGAATCATCGGTACAGAACGCCACGAATCCAGACGAATCGACAATCAGTTGCGTGGTCGTTCCGGTCGTCAAGGCGATCCCGGAGATACCAAGTTTTTCATTTCTCTGGAAGACGACTTGATGCGTAAGTTCGGCGGCGAAAAAATGAGCGAATTGATGGATCGATTCGGTATTATGGATGATGATGAACCGATTGAGGCAAAAGTGCTTACCAAAAGAATTGAAGGGGCACAAAAGAAAGTCGAAGGAATCAACTTCGGAATTCGTAAAAGTGTCCTTGAATATGATGATGTTATGAATGTACAAAGAGAAATCATCTACAAAGAACGTCGCCGTGTACTGGAAGGCGAAAATATCACGGATGAAATTCAAAATATGATTCGTGCTACGGTAGATTCTATTATTATGCAATATATGCCTGCCAATGAATATGAAGAAGAATGGGATTTGCACGGTCTGTTTGCAAAACTTTCCGTTGTGTGCGGAATTCATCTGAATCCGGACGCATACTCTAAGGAAAATCTGGACAAAGATGCCTTTATCGATCAAATTACAACACTTGCACTTAAAAGATACCATGAACAGGAAAGTCAAATTCCGGAAGAGCAATTCCGTGAATTGGAGCGTGTCATCCTATTACAGGCAGTAGATAGCAGATGGATGGACCATATCGATGCCATGGATCAGCTTCGACAAGGAATCGGTCTTCGTGCACTCGGACAGGAAAACCCTGTCAGAGCATATCAAATGGAAGGTTTTGATATGTTCGATGCAATGAATTCCCTGATTCAAGAGGATACTGTTCGCTATGTTCTGAATGTAACCTTGACTAAAAAAGAAGAACAAGAAGAACAGGTACAACCGGCAGAAGAACCTACTGTGATAAAAGTGAGACCGCAAGATGTCATTCCTCAAAGAAAACAAGTCGTTGATGTTACATCTGCGAAAGAACAAACAGCCGATTCTTCCCAACAAACCGTCAAACAAACTCAAAAGGTAGGGCGTAATGACGAATGTCCTTGCGGAAGCGGAAAAAAATATAAAAAATGCTGTGGAAAGGATGTGTAA
- the prfB gene encoding peptide chain release factor 2 (programmed frameshift): MLNEQIYREKLSKISNSLDEVRVSLDIDSLKQEKQQNDLKMEDADFWNNLELSQHIVKRNKELERTLDIYSSAFSELEEVEILFELTKEDSELEKELEQCINELSEKMEQLKIQTLLDGEYDGNNAILSIHAGSGGLDAQDWAQMLLRMYLRFCHDMGYRVIELDSLSDSEAGIKSVTLQIEGPNAYGFLKSEKGVHRIVRISPFDSSGKRHTSFTSVDVIPEMDDTVEVDIDTNDLKIDTYRASGAGGQHVNKTDSAVRITHIPTGIVITCQNERSQHSNRETAMKMLFSKLMDIKIREHKEKIEDISGEYSQIAWGSQIRSYVFQPYTLVKDHRTNHEIGSVQSVMDGNIMPFINAYLKQQKQDS, encoded by the exons TTGTTAAACGAACAAATTTATCGTGAAAAACTTTCCAAAATAAGCAACTCTCTGGACGAAGTGAGGGTTTCTCTT GACATCGATTCCTTGAAACAAGAGAAACAACAAAATGATTTGAAAATGGAAGATGCTGATTTTTGGAACAACTTAGAACTATCGCAACATATTGTGAAACGAAACAAAGAATTGGAACGAACCCTTGATATCTATTCCTCTGCGTTTTCCGAATTGGAAGAAGTGGAAATTCTGTTTGAGTTGACGAAAGAGGATTCCGAGTTGGAGAAAGAACTGGAACAGTGCATCAACGAGTTGTCGGAAAAAATGGAGCAACTTAAAATCCAAACCTTGTTGGATGGAGAATATGACGGCAACAACGCTATTTTATCCATTCATGCGGGTTCCGGTGGATTAGATGCACAAGATTGGGCTCAGATGTTGCTCCGTATGTATTTGCGTTTTTGTCATGACATGGGGTATCGTGTCATTGAGTTGGACAGCTTGTCCGATTCGGAGGCGGGAATCAAAAGTGTGACCCTTCAAATAGAAGGCCCCAATGCCTACGGTTTCTTAAAGAGTGAAAAGGGAGTGCATCGAATTGTTCGTATCTCTCCGTTTGACTCTTCAGGAAAACGACATACTTCCTTCACTTCTGTCGATGTCATTCCGGAAATGGATGATACTGTAGAAGTTGACATTGATACCAATGATTTGAAAATTGACACATATCGTGCATCGGGAGCAGGTGGACAGCATGTCAACAAGACCGACTCTGCCGTTCGTATTACTCATATTCCGACCGGAATTGTCATAACATGCCAAAATGAACGCTCACAGCACAGCAATCGTGAAACTGCAATGAAAATGTTGTTCTCAAAGCTGATGGATATCAAAATCAGAGAACATAAAGAAAAAATTGAAGACATTTCGGGAGAGTATTCTCAAATTGCATGGGGCAGCCAAATTCGTTCCTATGTCTTTCAACCATACACCTTGGTAAAAGATCATCGCACCAATCACGAAATCGGTTCTGTACAATCTGTTATGGATGGGAACATTATGCCGTTTATCAATGCATATCTGAAACAACAAAAACAAGACTCCTAA